The region AGTGCCAGTTGAAGTTGTCCGTGATGTAGCCGCCCAGGGTGGGGCCGATGGCGGGCGCGATGACGACGGCGGTGCCGTAGAGGGCGAAGGCCTGGCCGCGCTTTTCAACGGAGAAGGTATCGGCGAGGATGGCTTGCTCTGACGGGGCGAGGCCGCCGCCGCCGGCGCCCTGAAGGATGCGGGCGATGATGAGGATGGGGAGCGTGGGGGCGAGGCCGCAGAGCAACGAGCAGACGGTGAAGATGGCGACGCAGGTCATATAGAAGCGCTTGCGGCCGAAACGGTTCGAGAGCCAGCCGGAGATGGGAAGGACCACGGCGGAGCTGACGAGATAGCTGGTGAGGACCCAGGTGGCCTCTTCTTGGCTTGCGCCCAAAGAGCCTGCGATGTGAGGCAGGGCTACGTTGGCGATGGAGGTATCGAGCACCTCCATGAAGGTGGCGAGGGTGACCGTGAGTGCGATGGCCCAGGGGTTATATTTGGGCTTCCACTCGGCTTCGAGATGGGTTTCGTCTGGCATCAGTTAGTTGATAGGGTATCAGTTTGTTGATATAGAGTATGTGCAGATGATGAAGGACTCAAAAAAATCCGAGGGCGCTCCGCTTCGTCCGATTTCAAAGTTGATCCGGCGGATCACGATGGGATTCCGGACGCGGCTGGACGACCGGCTGCGCGACCATCAGGTGACGACGGCGCAGATTCGGATGCTGTACGAGTTGCGGGAGCGGCCGGGTGGGAGTGGGGCGCAGATGGCTCGGGCGTGCTATGTCAGTCCGCAGAGCGCGCAGACGATGCTGGCGCGGGCGGTGGAGCGGGGATGGGTCGTGCGGGGGAAAGACCCGGAGAATGAACGGCTGGTGACGATGCGGTTGACAGACTCTGGGCGGGAGTTACTGGAGTACGCGGAGGGCGTGGTGAAGGCTATGGAGGCGGAGCTTTGGGAAGGGGTTTCGCCGGAGGAGCTTGGGGTGGTGCGGGGGGTGCTGGAGAGGGTGGCGGGGCGGTTTGAGGAGTAGAGCCGCAACGATCTGATGCGTTGTAGGATGTCTTTCGCTTCATACAACTGAACAAGCGTGCGGGAGTGTTGGCATAGTACAGATCCATCCTGCATCCCGCTGTAAGATTTCAAGAACGAAGAAACTGACAGGGGTGCGGCAGGTGCCAGACGAAGGATCAGTCACGGAGGTAGCATTTCGGCGTCAGATGGCACAGTTTTTCGACGCTGCCACCGATGCGATCTTCTTTCTGGACCGGGATTATCGGTTTACATTTCTCAATCGCCGCGCATTTGAAGTTCTGGCGCCAGGGGGAGGAGACATCCTGGGGCGCGTGCTGTTTGAACTTTACCCGGACACGGTTTACGAGGGCTCCCCTTACGTCAAAGCTTACGAAGGCAGTATGGAGCGGAGAGAGGTCGGGGAGTTCGAAGCCTATTATCCTGAGCCCTTCAACTTCTGGCTGCGCGTGCAAAGCTATCCCGCGGACGACGGGATCATCGTATTCTTTCGTGACGTGACCCAGGATCGGCTTCTGCACGAGTCTTTGCGCAGCAAGAGTGAAGAGGAAGAGCGTCAAAGGGCTGAGATCGAAAGCGTGTATGCGAACGCACCCATTGGGCTGGCGCTGTTCGACCTGAACGACTATACCTATCTGCGTTTGAATGACCGGCAGGCAGCCTTCTTTGGGAAGAGACCGGAAGAGGTTGTCGGTCGAACGCTTACGGAGATGGCTCCGATCGAAGGTTTGCGTGAGCTGTTCGATGGCGTGGCGGCGGGAGTGCCCGTGATCAACTTTCCGCTGGTGGGGGCACTGGTTACCGATCCGGATACCGTGCGCTACTGGACCGTGAGCTACTTTCCAGTGACTTCAAGCGATGGGACAGTTACGGGCATTACGGCTGCCTCTCTTGAGGTGACCCATCAGAAGAAGACCGAAATGGCTCTCATTCAGAGCGAAAAGCTGGCTGCGGTTGGGCGGTTGGCGTCAAGCATTGCACATGAGATCAACAACCCGCTTGAGGCGGTGACCAATCTCTTGTATCTGGCGGAGCGAACGGATGATTTGACGGAGGTGCGGCAGTATCTCCGTGACGCGGAGGTGGAGTTGAGGCGCGTCGCTGCCATCACTGCCCAGACCTTGCGCTTCCATAAGCAATCAACCGACGCCCAGGCGGTCACGATGGAGGAGTTGATCCGAAGCGCTCTTTCAATCTTTCAAGGAAGGCTTGCGAACTCTCCCATCGAAGTTGTGGAGTGTTTCCATGCCCAACAGCCAGTGCGTTGCTTCGAAGGAGAGATTCGACAGGTCTTGAGCAACCTTCTGGGCAATGCGCTGGACTCCATGAGCGCGGAAGGTGGACGCCTGTTAATTCGGACCCAGACTGCGACCAACTGGAGGACTGGTGATCGCGGGGTGGCGATCCTCTTTGGAGATCAAGGGACCGGGATCGACGCAAAGTTCCGTGCGAAGCTCTTCGAGCCGTTCTTCACGACCAAGGGCATCATGGGGACGGGTCTGGGCCTTTGGGTGAGTAAAGGGATTATCGATCGGCATCATGGGACGATTGCGGTGCGAAGCCGCCAGATGCCTGGGGCCAGCGGGACTATCTTCCGGATCTGGCTTCCCTTCGACGCGGCCGTCCGTAGGTCATAGAAGGACCTGGCCCCAAACGAACGATGGCGACTGCAAAAGCTACAATAGGGGATTAGGCGAAAGCTTGCCTGACTTTCTTGGGTTGCGGGTGTTATTGCCATGAAGCTGCGTCCGGTTTTGCTGGTTCTTCTGTTGCTTGCGGGGTTCTACTACCTGACGACGCGTGGGGCGTCCTCGCGGGCGCTGATTCCGTGGGCGCATGGGGTCTCGCGGGCTTCGTTTGTGCCGGCTGCGGGGGAAGGTTCGGTCGACCGGTCGGTGGGGTCTGACGATGGGCCGCTGGGGAACTTCCACCTGACCGAGTCGGCTTCGGCTGCGCCGGCTTTCGATGCGGAGGAGCAGCAGAATATTGCGGTTTACCGGAAGGCGCTGCCTTCGGTGGTGAATATTACTTCGACCGCCGTGAGCTACGACTTCTTCAATCGGCCGGTGCCGCAGCAGGGACAGGGGTCGGGGTTTGTGCTGGATAAGGAAGGGCACATCCTGACGAATAATCACGTCATCGACAACGCGCAGCGGGTTGAGGTGACTCTGTCCGACAAGCATAAGTACAAGGCGACGGTGATCGGGATCGATACGCATCATGATCTGGCGCTGCTTTCGATTACGGCTCCGGGGCTGGTGCCGGCGACGCTGTCCGATAGCGGCGGTCTGGTGGTGGGGCAGAAGGTGTATGCGATCGGAAATCCGTTTGGGTTGAGCGGGACGATGACGCGGGGGATGATCTCGGCGATCCGGTCCATTGGGACGTCCGGGACGCAGGGCGGCGGCGGGGCGATCGAGGATGCGATTCAGACGGATGCGGCGATCAATCCCGGGAACTCGGGTGGTCCGCTGCTGAACTCGCGGGGCGAGGTGATTGGGATTACGACGCTGATTGCGAGCTCGGGCGCGGATCAGTCGGCTGGGATCGGGTTTGCGATTCCGATCAATACGGCGAAGGCGGTGCTGGACGACTTTGCGCATTATGGCAAGGTGAGGCGGCCATCGCTGGATATCGAGACGCTGCCGATTGGGCCGGATATTGCTGAACAGATTGGGCTGCCGGCGGACTATGGAGTTCTGGTCGAGAAGACGATGCCGGGTGGCGCTGCCGAGAAGGCCGGGCTGCGCGGCGGGAATCAGCGGGTCTATATGGGGAATACGCCGATCGATCTGGGCGGGGACCTGATCGTCGGGATGGATGGGCAGGAGGTGCAGACGCCGCAGGATCTGAGCCAGGCGCTGACTCGGCACAAGGCCGGCGACGTGGTGACGGTGACGGTGTTCCGGGGACAACGGAAGCTGAACCTGAAGGTGACGCTGGGCGATGCGAAGGATGCAATCTCGCTTCCGGGGCGGAGTACTTAAGTTGCGATTCGGGATTTCGTAAGATGAGGCTTGCAGATGGACTTGAATACGCCGAACTTTGAGCGGGCTGAGTATCGCGAGCCCCAGGTGATTGAAGGGTATCCTGTTGAGCCGGCGGGTGGCCGCGGGCTCGGACCGGCGCTGCTGTTCGGGCTGGGTGCTGCTGTGGTGGGGTGCGTGGGGTATGCGGTGGTGGGGCTCTCGCACATCATGGCGAGTATCGTGTCTATCGGCGTGGGTTGGCTGGTGGGCAAGGCGATGATGACGGGGTCGGGCGGCGTGGGTGGGCGGCCTTATCAGGTGGCGGCGGTGTTGATGACTTACTTTGCGTGCTCGGTGGGGGATATGGTGGACATTCTTCACTTTCAGGGGATTCCGTTTGCGCTGATGGGGAAGCTGCCGCCTGCATTTCTGCTGAAGCTGGCGGTCGGATTGCCGTTCCTGCAGCTGCGGAGCAATCCGCTGAATGGTGGATTGGGGTTGCTGATTCTGTTCTTCGGGTTGCAGGCTGCGTGGCGGATTGCGGCGGGTGGGCCGGGTTTCGGGCGTGTGGGTGGCGGGCCTAGGATGACGCCGTTTGGGATGCGGTAAAGGTTTGGGTTGCGTCTAAAGAGAGAGTGTTGATTTGAGTATGAATGTGGCTGAGAGTGTTGCTGTGTCGCCTGTACCGCTTTCGGCTCCTGAGCCGATCTTCAACTGCCCTGAGTGCAGCCATTGGCTTGCGCCGGGGACGCTGGCTTGCCCGGACTGTCATGCGATCGTCTATGCGCAGCATATGAAGGCGATTGCTACGGCGGCTCTGGCGGAAGAGGGCGAGAAGCACTGGGCGGAGGCGAGGGAGATCTGGCGGCAGGGGCTCGGGTGGCTGCCCGCCGAGACGAAGCAGTACGACGCGGTGGTGGAGCGGATGACGCTGCTCGACGGGCGGATCAGGGGCGCGGAGGATACGAAGGCGAAGTGGACGAAACGGCTTGGGCCGCTGGCTCCAGTTGTTTTCTTCCTGGCCAAGGCTAAGAGCTTTTTGTTCATCCTGTTTAAGTTGAAGTTTCTGCTGAGCTTTGTGGGGTTCTTTGCGATCTACTGGGCTCTGTTTGGGTGGCGGTTCGGGTTGGGGTTTACGCTCTCGATCCTGGTTCATGAGATGGGGCACTATGTGGCAGCGCGGAGGCGCGGGCTGAAGGTTGATCTGCCGGTGTTTCTGCCGGGGCTTGGCGCCTATGTGCGGTGGTACTCGATGGGGATCAACCTGGAGGAGCTGTCGAGCATCGCGCTCGCCGGGCCGTTCTTCGGGCTGATCTTTGCGGTGGCGTGCGGGGCGGTGGCGAAGTTTTCCGTCGGGACGACGCAGGAGCTGTTCAGCGCGCTGGCGCATGTGACGGCGTGGCTGAACCTGCTGAACCTGATCCCGGTGTTCGGGCTGGATGGGGCACAGGCGACGTATGCGCTCGACAAGATGCAGCGTTGGCTGATCCTGGCGAGCGCGCTGATCTTCTTCGGGCTCTCCCAGGAGTGGATGCTGCTGGGAGTGGCGGCGGGGATGGGCTGGCGGCTTTGGACGGGGGATGTGCCGGAGAAGCCGGGGACCGGAACGTTTCTGCGGTACGTGCTGTTGATCTTCGCGCTGGGAATCGTGGTTTATGTGTTCCCGGATACTACGCGGCGGTTCTAAGGGCTAGAGGGGCATCTGGTGGGTGGTGGCGGGGTTTTCTACCTTGTCCAGGACTTCCAGTTTGACCTTGGCTACGCCGGCGTTGATGATGCCGAGTTGTTTGGCTGCGCCGGAGGATAGATCAATGATACGGCTGGGGGTCATGGTGCCGCGGTCGTTGATCTTGACGATGACGGATTTGCCGGTGTTGACGGCGGTGACCTTGACGCGGGTGCCGAAGGGCAGGGTGCGGTGGCAGGCGGTGAGGAGGGTCTCGTTGAAGGTCTCGCCGCTGGCGGTCTTTTTGCCGTTCCACATGGAGCCGTACCAGGAGGCCATGCCGGTTCCGGCGAGGCGCAGGGGGTGCAATGCCTTGGTGAGGACGGGTGCGACACTGGCGTGGATGCGGGCGGCGACGGGAAGCTTTTTGGCTACGGAGTTACCGGCTACCGGCACGAGGGCGGGCGGATTCACCATGGGGGCTACGGTCGCGATGGGAGCTGTCGCGGGGACGGGAGTGGGGAGTGAGAACAGAGTCGTCACGGCCATGCACGCTGCGATGAGATCCATCTTGAGATATTGAAGCAAACCATCTCCATGCCGGTGATGTTCCGGCCCACCCATAAGTTTACCGGTATTCGCCCAAAAAGCCTACCTTTGGGCGTGACTTTTGCATGGGAAAAGCGGTGTTTCTTTTATGGGAATGGCTTGATTTATGCGGAGATCTGTGGGTGTTTTCTAGGGCTTTCTGAGTTGTCAGGGTCTCGGTAAGGAGTTTAAAGAGAGGAATCAAAGTAGTAACGGGCGGGCTGCGGGCGTAACCTGCGCGGGGTGTTTTCGGCGTCTTGAGGAAGCGGGTTTGCTGACGGGGGCGTGGTGCGGATAGGGTCTAAGGTATGAGCGAGATGAACGGTGTTGTGATGTCGCTGGCCGGTAAGGTGGCTTTGATTACGGGTGGGTCGCGTGGCATTGGTGCGGCTACGGTGAGGATGTTTCGGGCGGCGGGCGCGCGGGTGGTGTTTAGCTACCAAGCGGCCCAGGAGCAGGCGGAGGCGCTGGTAGTGGAGTGTGGTGGCGAGGAGGTCTGCCGGGCGGTGAGGCAGGCACTGGCTACGCCGGCGGATGGGGCTGCGCTGGTGGCGGCGGCCGTGGAGGCGTTTGGTCGGGTGGATTGCCTGATCGTGAACCATGGGATCTGGCCCGCGCACGATCAGCCGATTGCGACGATGACGGATGAACAGTGGCGGGGGACGATCTCGATCAATCTGGATAGTGTGTTTGGGCTGGTGAGGGCGGGGGTGGCAGCGATGCAGACCCAGGTCCGAGAGTCCGGACCTGGGGCACCCAGCTCTGTAAAGGGGCATATTGTGCTGATTGCTTCTACGGCGGCGCAGCGGGGGGAGGCGTTTCATGCGGACTATGCGGCTAGTAAGGGGGCGCTGATCTCGCTGACGAAGAGCTTGTCCAGCGAGCTGGCGGGGCAGGGGATTCTTTGCAACTGCGTGGCTCCGGGGTGGGTGGGGACGGAGATGTCGCTTGCAGCCCTGAGCGATCCGGAGACGTCCAAGAAGGCGACGGCGTTGATTCCGCTGGGACGGATTGGGTCTGTGGAGGAGATTGCCGGGCCGGTGCTGTTTCTGTGTACTCCGCTGGCTGGGTTTGTCTCCGGCGAGATCTTCAATGTGAACGGCGGGGCTGTGCTGGTTGGGTGAAAGAGGAACTGCGATGAAGGGTTTGCTGCTGGCTTTGGTGTTGGTTGGGACGGGTCGTGGGGCTGTGGCGCAGCAGGGCGCGCAGGAGATGAAGAGTGCGGCACCGGCTTCGCGGCCTGGGGAGACGCAGGAGCAGAAGGGCAAACGCCTGCTGGACGAGATGCTGAAGGCGCTGGGGGGTGATGCTTGGCTGAATCGGGGGACCGTGTACGACGAGGGGCAGGTGGCGTCGTTCTTTCGTGGGCAGCCTACAGGCGCGGTGACCCGGTTTGAGGAGTGGAAGCGGCTGGAGACGGCGGGGTCGCCGGAGGTGACGCGGATTGAATTCCTGACAATCAAGGGGATGATCAAGCCGGGAATGAAGCGGGATGTGGCGCACCTCTGGACGGCAGACCAGGGTGTCGAGTTGACCTACAAGGGCAAGACGCTGCTGCCGAAGCCGCAGGTGGAGGACTACATGCGGCGGCGTGGGCATACGCTGGATGCGGTGATGAAGGACCTGATCAAGCAGCCGGGGGTGATTGTGATCGCAGAGGGGATTGGAATGCGGGACCGGCTGCCGGTGGATAAGGTGACGGTGCTCACGGCGAACAATGACGCGGTGACGCTGGAGCTGGATCAGCACTCGCACCTGCCGGTGCAGCGGGCGTTCGAGTGGCGGAATGAGCAGTTCAAGGATCATGACATCGACGAAGAGGTCTACGGCGACTGGCGCTACTACCAGGGGATTGCGACGCCGATGAATATGACGCGCTACCGCAATGGCGACATGGTGGACCAGACGTTTTACGTGAAGGTGAAGTACGGCGAGCCGATGGGAGCGGAGCTGTTCGACCCGGAGAAGCCGCTGCTGAAGAAGTAGGGCGGTTTATACTCGTGTCTGCCATGAGTGAGACTGAAACCGCCCCGACTGCGACCGAAACGGCTACGCCGCCTGCCTATAAACAGACGATGGATATAACCGAGATTATGGCGATCCTGCCGCATCGGTATCCGTTTCTGCTGATCGACCGCGTGATTGAGATCGAGCGTAAGCAGCGGATCGTCGCAATCAAGAACGTGACGGTGAACGAGCCGCACTTCACGGGACACTTCCCGGACTATCCGATCATGCCGGGCGTCCTGATGGTGGAGGCGATCGCGCAGACTGGTGGCGCGCTGCTGCTGACGGAGATTGAAGACCGCGACCAGAAGCTGATGGTGTTTACGGGGATCGAGAGCGCTCGTTTCCGCCGGCCGGTTACGCCGGGCGACCAGCTTCGCATTGAGGTGAAGGTGGTGAACTGGCGGACGCGTGTGGTGAAGATGGCCGGCGTGATCACGGTGGACGGCAAGGTGGTCTGCGATGCGACGGTTACCTGCGCGTTGACGGATCGGCCTAAGAAGGCGGCTGCTGCGAGTGCGGAGAGCGCGGAGTGAGCGTTCATTCGACCGCGATCATCGAGGCGGGAGCCGTGGTGCCGGAGAGTTGCACGATTGGGCCTTACTGCACGATCGGCAAGGATGTCGTGCTGGGCGAGGAGTGCGAGCTGATCTCGCATGTGGTGCTGGCGGGGCATACGACGCTGGGGCGCGGGAACAAGGTGTTCTCGTTTGCGTGTATCGGGATTGCTCCGCAGGACCTGAAGTACAAGGACGAGCCTACGCGGGTAGTGCTGGGCGATGACAATGTGATTCGGGAGTATGTGACGATCTCGCGTGGGACCGTGGGCGGCGGCGGGCTGACGACGGTGGGCGATGGCTGCCTGATCATGGCGTACACGCATATTGGGCATGATTCTTCGATTGGGAATGGGTGCATTCTGGCCAACTCGGCTACGCTGGCGGGGCATGTAACGGTGGAGGACTATGCGGTGGTGGGGGCGCTTTGTCCCGTGCATCAGTTTTGCCGGATCGGGAAGTATGCGTACATTGGCGGTGGCACGACGATCACGCAGGATGTGCTGCCGTTCTCGCTGACGTCGATCGCTCGGGATAACCATGCGTATGGGCTGAATAAGGTGGGGCTGGAACGGCGAGGGTTTACGCCGGAGCAATTGAAGGAGCTGCGTGGGGCTTATCGGCTGATTACGGCGGGGAAGATGAATGTGTCGCAGGCTCTCGAAGAGCTGCGCGGGCGGATCGCAGCAGGTGAGGTGGGCGAGCATGTGAAGTACCTGGTGGAGTTTGTGGGGAAGAGCGAGCGGGGCGTGATCCGGTAATGCCCACGGTGCTGAGGGTTGGACCTTATCGGTTCTACTTTTACTCAGAAGAAGGGAAGGAGCCGCCTCACGTTCACGTTGAAGCCGGTGAGAAGAAAGCGAAGTATTGGATTACTCCCGTAGAATTGCAGAAGAACGAAGGCTTCCGTAGCGGGGAGAGAAGGGAGATCGAGCAGATTCTTCACCAGAATCTCACTTCGATCCTGAGTAAATGGAATGAATACTTCAAGATCAATACCGACTGAAGTGATGGTGGATGATTCCGTACTGCGGGTCCGTTTTGAAGACGGCACGGAAGCTACTTCCCCAGTCCAGCGATTTCCTCGTTTGCTGCACGCGACTCCGAAAGAGCGGAGTGTATGGAGAATCATTGGCAAGGGCGATGGGATCCATTGGCCTGAGATTGATGAAGATATTTCCATCCGTTCTCTTCGTGGGGAGATGCCGCTAGCGACTGCTTCGTCCGAGAAGATTGAAGAGGTGCTCAAGCTCACTGGGGAGATTTACAAAGCCTCCCACCGGCTCCGTGAGATTTCTGGAGGACGATCCTTTACACCGGACGGACACTTCGTTGCTGCGGTCGGGAAGGTGGTTGCGGAATATATCTATGATCTTCGTCCGGTCTCGGATGATGTGCGTTTTGTAGACGCGGTCAGCAGTTCCGGCGCATCGGTCCAGATCATGCTGGCTGGTCCAACAGGGACGAAGTTTGGAATCCGCTGGTCAAAGGGTTCTAGTTCTTCGCACGCAGATATTTTGCTTTGTCTGAAGCTCACGGCCGAAGGATTTCAGGAGATTTACAACGGCTCCTTTCCTGTTGAGTTGGTCGAGGGTAAACCAGCGGGTCAGGTTCAGATATCCGTAAAGCGCCTCATAGAACATAACCCTGCGTTGCTGGAAAAAGCGCACAGCTTCGCCAGCATCAACGGCTTTCTTCCAGCTCAACTCGCAAATGTCGCCTGAGTCCGGGGTGGGTAGGCTGGGGTTGATTGCAGGGAATGGGCGGTTTCCTTTTCTGCTGCTGGATGCGGCGCGGGCGCATGGGTTGGATGTTGTCGTTGCGGCGATCAAAGAAGAAACGGATGTGGAGATGGATGAGCGGGCGGCGCTCGACGCCGGCGTGCGGGTGCATTGGATGTCGCTGGGGGAGCTTTCAAAGCTGATCGAGACGTTCCGGGCTGAGGGCGTGACTCGAGCCGTAATGGCGGGGCAGGTGAAGCATAAGCAGATCTTTTCGAGCATTCGGCCGGACTGGCGGCTGGCGAAGCTGCTGCTGAATCTGAGGACTCGGAATACGGATATGCTGCTGGGTGCGGTAGCCAAGGTGCTGGGAGATGAAGGAATCGAGTTGATCTCTTCCACGGCCTACCTGGAGCCTCTGCTGGCGACA is a window of Granulicella tundricola MP5ACTX9 DNA encoding:
- a CDS encoding PAS domain-containing protein → MAQFFDAATDAIFFLDRDYRFTFLNRRAFEVLAPGGGDILGRVLFELYPDTVYEGSPYVKAYEGSMERREVGEFEAYYPEPFNFWLRVQSYPADDGIIVFFRDVTQDRLLHESLRSKSEEEERQRAEIESVYANAPIGLALFDLNDYTYLRLNDRQAAFFGKRPEEVVGRTLTEMAPIEGLRELFDGVAAGVPVINFPLVGALVTDPDTVRYWTVSYFPVTSSDGTVTGITAASLEVTHQKKTEMALIQSEKLAAVGRLASSIAHEINNPLEAVTNLLYLAERTDDLTEVRQYLRDAEVELRRVAAITAQTLRFHKQSTDAQAVTMEELIRSALSIFQGRLANSPIEVVECFHAQQPVRCFEGEIRQVLSNLLGNALDSMSAEGGRLLIRTQTATNWRTGDRGVAILFGDQGTGIDAKFRAKLFEPFFTTKGIMGTGLGLWVSKGIIDRHHGTIAVRSRQMPGASGTIFRIWLPFDAAVRRS
- a CDS encoding MarR family winged helix-turn-helix transcriptional regulator, which produces MMKDSKKSEGAPLRPISKLIRRITMGFRTRLDDRLRDHQVTTAQIRMLYELRERPGGSGAQMARACYVSPQSAQTMLARAVERGWVVRGKDPENERLVTMRLTDSGRELLEYAEGVVKAMEAELWEGVSPEELGVVRGVLERVAGRFEE
- a CDS encoding LpxI family protein; translated protein: MSPESGVGRLGLIAGNGRFPFLLLDAARAHGLDVVVAAIKEETDVEMDERAALDAGVRVHWMSLGELSKLIETFRAEGVTRAVMAGQVKHKQIFSSIRPDWRLAKLLLNLRTRNTDMLLGAVAKVLGDEGIELISSTAYLEPLLATVGVMGARMPTEDERKDIEYGMTVARGIAGFDLGQTVVVAAQACVAVEAMEGTDATIARAGELFRTLGDGDATLSRALTVVKVAKPNQDMRFDVPVVGVPTIAAMKDAGATCLCVEAGRTLLFDRAAMVAAADAAGIALVGRE
- the fabZ gene encoding 3-hydroxyacyl-ACP dehydratase FabZ, giving the protein MSETETAPTATETATPPAYKQTMDITEIMAILPHRYPFLLIDRVIEIERKQRIVAIKNVTVNEPHFTGHFPDYPIMPGVLMVEAIAQTGGALLLTEIEDRDQKLMVFTGIESARFRRPVTPGDQLRIEVKVVNWRTRVVKMAGVITVDGKVVCDATVTCALTDRPKKAAAASAESAE
- a CDS encoding septal ring lytic transglycosylase RlpA family protein translates to MLQYLKMDLIAACMAVTTLFSLPTPVPATAPIATVAPMVNPPALVPVAGNSVAKKLPVAARIHASVAPVLTKALHPLRLAGTGMASWYGSMWNGKKTASGETFNETLLTACHRTLPFGTRVKVTAVNTGKSVIVKINDRGTMTPSRIIDLSSGAAKQLGIINAGVAKVKLEVLDKVENPATTHQMPL
- a CDS encoding S1C family serine protease codes for the protein MKLRPVLLVLLLLAGFYYLTTRGASSRALIPWAHGVSRASFVPAAGEGSVDRSVGSDDGPLGNFHLTESASAAPAFDAEEQQNIAVYRKALPSVVNITSTAVSYDFFNRPVPQQGQGSGFVLDKEGHILTNNHVIDNAQRVEVTLSDKHKYKATVIGIDTHHDLALLSITAPGLVPATLSDSGGLVVGQKVYAIGNPFGLSGTMTRGMISAIRSIGTSGTQGGGGAIEDAIQTDAAINPGNSGGPLLNSRGEVIGITTLIASSGADQSAGIGFAIPINTAKAVLDDFAHYGKVRRPSLDIETLPIGPDIAEQIGLPADYGVLVEKTMPGGAAEKAGLRGGNQRVYMGNTPIDLGGDLIVGMDGQEVQTPQDLSQALTRHKAGDVVTVTVFRGQRKLNLKVTLGDAKDAISLPGRST
- a CDS encoding site-2 protease family protein, with protein sequence MNVAESVAVSPVPLSAPEPIFNCPECSHWLAPGTLACPDCHAIVYAQHMKAIATAALAEEGEKHWAEAREIWRQGLGWLPAETKQYDAVVERMTLLDGRIRGAEDTKAKWTKRLGPLAPVVFFLAKAKSFLFILFKLKFLLSFVGFFAIYWALFGWRFGLGFTLSILVHEMGHYVAARRRGLKVDLPVFLPGLGAYVRWYSMGINLEELSSIALAGPFFGLIFAVACGAVAKFSVGTTQELFSALAHVTAWLNLLNLIPVFGLDGAQATYALDKMQRWLILASALIFFGLSQEWMLLGVAAGMGWRLWTGDVPEKPGTGTFLRYVLLIFALGIVVYVFPDTTRRF
- a CDS encoding DUF2442 domain-containing protein, whose amino-acid sequence is MVDDSVLRVRFEDGTEATSPVQRFPRLLHATPKERSVWRIIGKGDGIHWPEIDEDISIRSLRGEMPLATASSEKIEEVLKLTGEIYKASHRLREISGGRSFTPDGHFVAAVGKVVAEYIYDLRPVSDDVRFVDAVSSSGASVQIMLAGPTGTKFGIRWSKGSSSSHADILLCLKLTAEGFQEIYNGSFPVELVEGKPAGQVQISVKRLIEHNPALLEKAHSFASINGFLPAQLANVA
- a CDS encoding SDR family NAD(P)-dependent oxidoreductase, whose amino-acid sequence is MSEMNGVVMSLAGKVALITGGSRGIGAATVRMFRAAGARVVFSYQAAQEQAEALVVECGGEEVCRAVRQALATPADGAALVAAAVEAFGRVDCLIVNHGIWPAHDQPIATMTDEQWRGTISINLDSVFGLVRAGVAAMQTQVRESGPGAPSSVKGHIVLIASTAAQRGEAFHADYAASKGALISLTKSLSSELAGQGILCNCVAPGWVGTEMSLAALSDPETSKKATALIPLGRIGSVEEIAGPVLFLCTPLAGFVSGEIFNVNGGAVLVG
- the lpxA gene encoding acyl-ACP--UDP-N-acetylglucosamine O-acyltransferase, producing the protein MSVHSTAIIEAGAVVPESCTIGPYCTIGKDVVLGEECELISHVVLAGHTTLGRGNKVFSFACIGIAPQDLKYKDEPTRVVLGDDNVIREYVTISRGTVGGGGLTTVGDGCLIMAYTHIGHDSSIGNGCILANSATLAGHVTVEDYAVVGALCPVHQFCRIGKYAYIGGGTTITQDVLPFSLTSIARDNHAYGLNKVGLERRGFTPEQLKELRGAYRLITAGKMNVSQALEELRGRIAAGEVGEHVKYLVEFVGKSERGVIR
- a CDS encoding DUF4160 domain-containing protein yields the protein MPTVLRVGPYRFYFYSEEGKEPPHVHVEAGEKKAKYWITPVELQKNEGFRSGERREIEQILHQNLTSILSKWNEYFKINTD